TTTATCAACTCCATATGCAGAAAAAGATATAGATGTAATAGCAAGATTGAAACCAGATGCTATACTTCTTCCAAAAGCATGTCCTGAGGACATAGCTGTATTAGATAAAAAACTAGATGAAATAGAAAAAGAAATGGGATTTGAAGCTGGAAGTATAAAAATACATCCATTAGTAGAAACTACTTATGGGGTAGAAACAGTTTACGAAACTATAAAATCAAGTCCAAGAGTCATTTCAGTTTTACTAGGAGGAGAAGACCTTGCAGTTGATTTAGGAGTAAAAAGAACTAAATCATCAGATGAATTATTCTATGCAAGAACTAAAGTGGTAAATGCATGTAAAGCTTGTAAAGTAGATGCAATTGACACACCATTTACAGATACAAATGACTATGAAGGATTGATGGCTGACTCATTAAAAGCAAAAATGTTAGGATTTACAGGAAAACTTGCTATAAACCCAAGACAAATAGATACAATCCATGCAGCTTACTGTCCATCGCAGGCTGAAATCAATCATGCTTTAAGAGTAATAGCAGCTAAAGAAGAAGCAGCTAAAGAAGGGCTTGGAGTATTTTCATTAGATGGAAAAATGGTTGACCTTCCAATTATAAATAGAGCTATTCATACATTGGATGTTGCAAGACTTATTGGTCTGATAGATTAATCAATAATATGTGAGGTGTTTATAGATGAAAAATGTTTTAGGAAGAGAAGTTCCTGATTTTATAGAAGGATATGGAAAAATCAGTCATTATAATGGATATTTAGCAAATACAACAGGAGTGGTAAAAAAGAATTATACTTTTAAAGTTGTAACTCCTAATGATAAGAAACTTCATACAGATTTTATAGAATTAATGGATAAGCTTCCATTAAAAGATGGAATGGTAGTATCTTTTCACCACCATTTAAGAAATGGAGATTATGTACTAAATTTAGTAATGGCAGAAATAGCAAAGAGAGGATACAAAGATATAACAATAGTTGCAAGTTCTATATTTCCATGCCATAAGCCTTTAGTAGAAATGATAGAAAAAGGAATAGTAACACAAATATATGCTGGATATATGTCAGGGCCAGTAGCTCAAGCAATATCACAAGGTAAAATGCAAAAACCAGCTGTTATGCATACACATGGTGGAAGAGCAAGAATAATGGAAACAGGAGAAGTCGAAGTAGATATAGCTTTTGTTGCAGCTCCAACATCAGATGAATATGGAAATATTAATGGAGTAGATGGAAAATCAGCATGTGGAGCTTTAGGATATGCTCATTCAGATGTAGAAAATGCTAAATTAGTAGTTGCAATTACTGATAATTTAGTTCCTTATCCAAATACAACAATAGAAATAAATCAAACTTTAATAGATTATGTATTGGTAGTAGATGCTATTGGAGATCCAAAAGGAATAGTATCAGGAACTACTCAGATTACTAAAAATCCAATTGGATTAAAAGTTGCTGATCTTACAGCTAAATTTATAGAACAATCAGGATATTTAAAAGATGGAATGAGTTTTCAGACAGGTGCAGGAGGAATATCACTTGCAGTTGCAGCAGAAGTTAGAAATCTTATGAAATCAAAAA
Above is a window of Fusobacterium varium DNA encoding:
- the citE_1 gene encoding Citrate lyase subunit beta, with the protein product MELRRTMLFMPGNNPGMLQTAAVFGSDAVIFDLEDAVALTEKDAARYLISEALRTNKYDDVEVVVRVNPLSTPYAEKDIDVIARLKPDAILLPKACPEDIAVLDKKLDEIEKEMGFEAGSIKIHPLVETTYGVETVYETIKSSPRVISVLLGGEDLAVDLGVKRTKSSDELFYARTKVVNACKACKVDAIDTPFTDTNDYEGLMADSLKAKMLGFTGKLAINPRQIDTIHAAYCPSQAEINHALRVIAAKEEAAKEGLGVFSLDGKMVDLPIINRAIHTLDVARLIGLID
- the citF_1 gene encoding Citrate lyase alpha chain, which gives rise to MKNVLGREVPDFIEGYGKISHYNGYLANTTGVVKKNYTFKVVTPNDKKLHTDFIELMDKLPLKDGMVVSFHHHLRNGDYVLNLVMAEIAKRGYKDITIVASSIFPCHKPLVEMIEKGIVTQIYAGYMSGPVAQAISQGKMQKPAVMHTHGGRARIMETGEVEVDIAFVAAPTSDEYGNINGVDGKSACGALGYAHSDVENAKLVVAITDNLVPYPNTTIEINQTLIDYVLVVDAIGDPKGIVSGTTQITKNPIGLKVADLTAKFIEQSGYLKDGMSFQTGAGGISLAVAAEVRNLMKSKNIVGSFAAGGITGYIVDMYKDGLFKALFDVQCFDLNAIKSAKENPNHIKMSATMYANANNKGSVVNMLDIVILGATEMDTNFNVNVTTGSDGVIMGGSGGHSDTAAGSKLCIIVSQLVNARISVVKDRITTVTTPGETVDVLVTERGIAINPLRKDLIEKFKNSNLPIKTIEELKEIAEAMTGKEEAIEFEDKIVAVVQYRDGSVVDVVRQVKNN